Proteins from a single region of Chryseobacterium sp. W4I1:
- a CDS encoding fatty acid desaturase has translation MEKPSYLKNSEDIRLFNELRKKVNQRLEQIPENRDIYIQIKAVILPLVYFALYFFALFNANKSWMYIGSFVLMGIFLVLIYLNLIHEAAHNNIYKSKRLNSMVLHIFDFVGANSYIWKKRHIASHHAYPNVDGWDTDIEQSGVLLIVPWVKAKRVQKFQHLFFFLVYPLYLFNWMFIRDFRDFFDKERVILKTQGSIPVIEKIKMVIYKLFYFFYQIVVPVLFFKVSIGLALGAWGLQVIAASIFALFVLLPLHPLPDNAFPKLDTKNGLPFSWLRHQFEVTNDLKENNWLVRNVLGNFNFHVAHHLFPNYSYMYYNEITDEIEKFAEEHNLAYKRFPIFTALGKHVDLLRQNANNAYYILEE, from the coding sequence ATGGAAAAGCCAAGTTACTTGAAAAATTCAGAGGATATAAGACTTTTTAATGAACTAAGAAAAAAAGTGAATCAGCGTTTAGAGCAAATTCCTGAAAACAGGGATATTTATATACAGATCAAAGCGGTTATCCTGCCTTTGGTCTATTTTGCATTGTATTTCTTTGCTTTATTTAATGCTAACAAATCCTGGATGTATATCGGAAGCTTTGTTTTAATGGGGATTTTCTTGGTGCTGATTTATTTAAACCTGATCCATGAAGCGGCCCATAATAACATTTATAAAAGTAAAAGACTAAACTCGATGGTACTGCATATTTTTGATTTTGTAGGAGCCAATTCATACATCTGGAAAAAAAGACATATTGCCAGCCACCATGCTTATCCTAATGTAGATGGATGGGATACGGACATAGAGCAGAGTGGTGTGCTTTTGATTGTCCCTTGGGTTAAGGCAAAACGCGTTCAGAAGTTCCAGCACCTTTTCTTCTTTTTGGTATATCCTCTTTACCTGTTTAATTGGATGTTTATCCGGGATTTCAGGGACTTTTTTGATAAAGAAAGAGTGATTTTAAAGACACAGGGCTCAATTCCTGTGATTGAAAAAATAAAAATGGTGATCTACAAACTGTTCTATTTCTTTTATCAGATTGTAGTTCCTGTTCTGTTCTTTAAAGTATCTATAGGTTTGGCTTTGGGGGCTTGGGGACTTCAGGTGATTGCTGCGAGCATTTTTGCACTGTTCGTATTGTTGCCTTTACATCCGCTTCCTGACAATGCTTTTCCAAAGTTGGATACAAAAAACGGACTTCCCTTCAGCTGGCTCCGTCATCAGTTTGAGGTGACCAATGATTTAAAAGAAAATAACTGGCTGGTGAGAAATGTTTTAGGAAACTTTAATTTTCATGTGGCCCATCATCTTTTCCCGAATTATAGCTATATGTACTATAACGAGATCACAGACGAGATTGAAAAATTTGCAGAAGAACACAACTTAGCCTATAAAAGATTTCCAATTTTTACTGCTTTAGGCAAGCATGTAGACCTGCTGCGGCAGAATGCAAACAATGCCTATTATATTTTAGAAGAATAA
- a CDS encoding four helix bundle protein gives MYKNRDYAQLEVWIEGRKLVVLVESFTKKHPKKELSDLSGQIRKAAASVALNIAEGGRKQNSEETLQFMNSAVESLYELENQLNLSLEENYISKKDFGKVNSKILLCKKLIGGFINYYKK, from the coding sequence ATGTACAAGAACAGAGATTATGCACAGCTGGAAGTTTGGATTGAAGGGAGGAAATTGGTTGTTTTGGTAGAAAGTTTTACCAAAAAGCATCCTAAAAAAGAATTATCTGATTTATCTGGCCAAATCAGGAAAGCTGCTGCTTCGGTTGCTCTTAATATTGCGGAAGGAGGTAGAAAACAGAATTCGGAAGAAACATTGCAATTTATGAATAGTGCCGTAGAATCGCTGTATGAACTTGAAAATCAACTTAATTTATCCCTGGAAGAAAACTATATTTCTAAGAAGGATTTTGGGAAGGTCAATTCAAAAATTCTTTTGTGTAAAAAGTTAATCGGCGGATTTATCAATTATTATAAGAAATAG
- a CDS encoding O-succinylhomoserine sulfhydrylase has protein sequence MENFETTAIRTQTERTQFDEHTTPLYLTSSFIFQDAEDMRASFAEEKPKNLYSRFSNPNVTEFTDKISKMEGAESGYAFATGMAAIYSTFAALLDAGDHIVSCQSVFGSTHTLFTKYFPKWNIETSYFKAGDAENVEQYIKPNTKILYLETPTNPAIEILDLEFFGQIAKKHNLIFIVDNCFATPYLQQPIKYGADIVVHSATKLIDGQGRVLGGVAVGKADLIREIYLFARNTGPAMSPFNAWVLSKSLETLAIRVEKHCENALKVAEFLENHPNVELVKYPFLPSHPSYEIAKKQMKLGGNIVAFEIKGGIEGGRNFLDKIKMCSLSANLGDTRTIVTHPASTTHSKLTDEERNEVGITAGLVRCSVGLEYVDDIIADLKQALD, from the coding sequence ATGGAAAATTTCGAAACCACCGCAATAAGAACTCAGACTGAAAGAACGCAGTTTGATGAACATACAACACCATTATATCTTACGTCTAGTTTTATATTTCAGGATGCAGAAGATATGAGAGCAAGCTTTGCTGAAGAAAAGCCTAAAAACCTTTACAGCCGTTTTTCAAATCCAAATGTTACGGAGTTCACAGATAAGATTTCGAAAATGGAAGGTGCAGAATCAGGATATGCATTTGCAACAGGGATGGCTGCCATTTATTCTACGTTTGCTGCCTTATTGGATGCCGGGGATCATATTGTAAGCTGCCAGTCCGTTTTCGGATCTACACATACTCTGTTTACAAAGTATTTTCCAAAATGGAACATTGAAACATCCTATTTCAAAGCCGGCGATGCAGAGAATGTAGAACAATATATTAAACCCAACACTAAGATCTTGTATCTTGAAACGCCCACCAATCCAGCCATTGAAATTCTTGATCTGGAGTTTTTCGGGCAAATTGCTAAAAAGCATAACCTGATATTTATTGTAGATAACTGTTTTGCAACACCTTATCTTCAGCAGCCTATTAAATATGGTGCAGATATTGTTGTTCATTCTGCAACAAAGCTTATTGACGGTCAGGGAAGAGTTTTAGGAGGAGTAGCTGTAGGAAAAGCTGATCTGATCAGAGAAATTTATCTTTTTGCTAGAAATACAGGCCCGGCAATGTCACCATTTAACGCATGGGTACTTTCAAAAAGCCTGGAAACCTTGGCGATCCGTGTTGAAAAACATTGTGAAAATGCATTGAAAGTAGCTGAGTTTTTAGAAAATCATCCCAATGTGGAACTTGTAAAATACCCATTCTTACCATCACACCCAAGCTATGAAATTGCCAAAAAACAAATGAAGCTTGGGGGAAATATCGTAGCATTTGAGATTAAAGGAGGAATAGAAGGCGGAAGAAACTTCTTAGATAAAATAAAAATGTGTTCCCTTTCTGCCAATCTTGGAGATACCAGAACTATTGTGACCCATCCTGCATCAACTACGCATTCAAAGCTTACTGACGAAGAAAGAAATGAAGTTGGGATTACAGCAGGCCTTGTGCGATGCTCAGTAGGCTTGGAATATGTAGATGATATCATCGCAGACCTGAAACAAGCTTTAGATTAA
- a CDS encoding NAD(P)-binding domain-containing protein: protein MKNANEIKFLKNRSIIKFEGEDFLGEIGIDGRIFKALTLARISVGVISQQAIENGISILVNEADAEKAVACLIDEFVEERRSGKVSQIYSINNVSVLGFVAEDFNKVLAELARNNVFPLLLNQVSSEKRVNIVVTSSQDEKTKNVIESEIFKKPKTVHLAIIGHGNVGKTLIEQVLQSSEEIKRRKKIDLKVVAVANSRKIAFNKKGFNADWSDEVLTAEHPSNVQELINFSKENQLENLIVVDNTASKDFVKNYHALAENGFDLVSSNKIFNTLPIEEYRQLRYTLSKNNRRYLYETNVGAGLPLIDTIKLLHLSGENITRIKGVFSGSLSYIFNNFSVRNDKFSTIIGEAMEKGFTEPDPREDLSGNDVARKLLILARELDLINEFQDINIQNLIPENLLAVEKNEFIARLDELDEEYQRIKEGQEPGHVLRYVGDLHGDLQKDKGQLDVQLISVPGSSALGQLKGSDSIFEIYTESYGENPIVIMGAGAGAQVTARGVFGDILRVSETK from the coding sequence ATGAAAAATGCTAACGAAATTAAGTTTTTAAAGAACAGATCAATTATCAAATTTGAAGGGGAAGATTTCTTAGGTGAAATCGGGATAGACGGAAGAATTTTCAAAGCGCTTACCTTGGCACGTATCAGTGTAGGAGTGATCTCCCAACAAGCAATTGAAAATGGAATCTCTATTTTGGTAAATGAAGCAGACGCCGAAAAAGCCGTAGCCTGTCTGATTGATGAATTTGTGGAAGAAAGAAGATCAGGAAAAGTTTCACAGATTTACAGCATCAATAATGTTTCCGTACTTGGTTTTGTAGCGGAAGATTTCAATAAAGTTCTTGCCGAGCTTGCCAGAAATAATGTTTTTCCACTTCTTTTAAACCAGGTTTCAAGTGAAAAAAGAGTCAATATTGTCGTGACTTCCTCTCAGGATGAAAAAACGAAGAATGTTATTGAATCTGAAATTTTCAAAAAGCCAAAAACCGTTCATCTGGCTATTATCGGTCATGGAAATGTAGGAAAGACTTTAATTGAACAGGTTTTACAATCTTCAGAAGAAATCAAAAGACGTAAAAAAATAGACCTTAAAGTAGTGGCAGTAGCCAATTCAAGGAAAATTGCTTTTAATAAGAAAGGGTTTAATGCAGACTGGAGCGATGAGGTTTTAACAGCGGAACATCCATCTAATGTTCAGGAACTCATCAATTTCTCGAAAGAAAACCAGCTGGAAAACCTGATCGTAGTAGATAATACAGCAAGCAAAGATTTTGTGAAAAACTATCACGCTCTTGCTGAAAACGGTTTTGACCTTGTTTCTTCCAATAAAATTTTTAATACGCTTCCGATTGAAGAATACCGTCAACTAAGATATACGTTGAGTAAAAATAACAGACGCTATCTTTACGAAACGAATGTAGGGGCGGGACTTCCGTTAATTGATACCATCAAATTATTACACCTTTCAGGAGAAAATATTACAAGAATAAAAGGAGTGTTCTCAGGATCATTAAGCTATATCTTCAATAATTTCTCTGTAAGAAATGATAAATTCTCAACCATCATCGGAGAGGCAATGGAAAAAGGCTTTACAGAACCCGATCCCCGTGAAGACCTGTCAGGAAATGATGTGGCCAGAAAACTTCTGATCCTTGCCAGAGAATTAGACCTGATTAATGAATTCCAGGATATTAACATCCAGAATTTAATTCCGGAAAATCTTCTGGCAGTAGAAAAGAATGAATTTATCGCAAGACTGGATGAACTGGATGAAGAATACCAAAGAATTAAAGAAGGTCAGGAGCCTGGACACGTACTCCGTTATGTAGGTGATCTTCACGGCGATCTTCAGAAGGATAAAGGCCAGCTCGATGTGCAACTGATTTCTGTACCGGGAAGCTCCGCATTAGGCCAGTTGAAAGGTTCAGACTCAATTTTTGAGATCTATACAGAAAGTTATGGAGAAAACCCAATTGTAATAATGGGAGCCGGAGCCGGAGCCCAGGTAACGGCAAGAGGTGTTTTCGGTGATATCTTAAGAGTAAGTGAAACAAAATAA
- a CDS encoding glucosidase, giving the protein MSAEKERLQDIKWKNWGPYVSNRQWGNVREDYSPDGNAWHHANHNNAESYAYRWGEEGIAGISDVKQIFCFAFSFWNKKDKIIKERFFGLSNPQGNHGEDIKEIFYYLDNTPTHSYMKMVYKYPINAFPYDDLVAENGRRSKKEPEYEIFDTGIFDNDEYFDIFIEYCKADHNDILARVTVHNRSKQDAPIVIAPTAWFRNNWKWGYNSYKAQLNASYDGCIDVNHDSISIKKFYSRNLAAKSAFCENETNTPKLYGSPYPGNTYFKDGINDHIIYGSNTVNPEKRGTKASFIIDEIIGAGQSKTFDFRLCPDEVDEPFERFDEIFNNRITETNEFYQEIQNETTNEDERNVQRQAFAGLLWNKQFYHYNVGKWLKGDPNHQAPRNFNEYVRNTEWNHLHNKDIISMPDKWEYPWYATWDLAFHCVPFSIIDAEFAKGQLLLLTKEWYMHPNGQLPAYEWNLSDVNPPVHAWSCFRVFKIDEKQNGKPDLLFLEKVFQKLLLNFTWWVNRKDKSGNNIFGGGFLGLDNIGAFDRNMVLKDGQHLEQADGTSWMAMYALNMMRIAMELAQYYQVYEDMAIKFFEHYLYIAEAMENLGEGKEGLWNEEDGFFYDVLQLGNGESVSLKLRSIVGLIPMFAVEIIDHKLLDKMPNFQARMDWVLKNKPELTKLVSHWDEEGQGRKHLMSILRKNRLTKVLRRMLDESEFLSSYGIRAMSKIYEETPFVFSVHGTENVVYYTPAESDSRMFGGNSNWRGPIWFPINFLIVESLQRFHFYYGNSLKVEFPTGSGEKKNLDEVAQNISRRLCSIFLKDENGQRPFNGGNAKFNYDEHFKNYITFFEYFHGDNGRGVGASHQTGWTATVAKLMKPRLTV; this is encoded by the coding sequence ATGAGTGCTGAAAAAGAGCGATTACAAGATATAAAATGGAAAAACTGGGGTCCTTATGTAAGTAACAGGCAATGGGGAAACGTACGGGAAGATTACAGTCCGGACGGGAATGCCTGGCATCACGCCAATCACAACAATGCAGAAAGCTACGCCTACAGATGGGGCGAAGAAGGGATCGCAGGCATCTCTGATGTAAAGCAGATTTTCTGTTTTGCCTTTTCATTTTGGAATAAAAAGGACAAAATAATAAAAGAGCGTTTCTTCGGACTGAGCAATCCTCAGGGAAACCATGGCGAGGATATCAAGGAGATCTTCTATTACCTGGATAATACACCTACCCACAGCTATATGAAAATGGTGTACAAATATCCTATCAATGCATTTCCATATGATGATCTTGTGGCAGAAAACGGAAGACGTAGTAAAAAGGAACCTGAATACGAGATCTTTGACACCGGAATTTTTGATAACGATGAGTATTTTGATATTTTTATTGAATACTGTAAGGCCGATCACAATGATATTCTGGCAAGGGTAACGGTTCATAACCGAAGTAAACAGGATGCCCCGATCGTCATAGCACCTACAGCTTGGTTCAGGAATAACTGGAAATGGGGCTACAATTCGTACAAGGCACAATTGAATGCTTCTTATGATGGATGTATAGACGTAAATCATGACAGTATTTCTATTAAGAAATTTTATTCAAGAAATCTGGCAGCGAAAAGCGCTTTCTGTGAAAATGAAACCAACACTCCTAAATTATACGGAAGTCCGTACCCGGGAAATACTTACTTTAAGGATGGAATCAATGACCATATCATTTACGGGAGCAATACGGTGAATCCTGAAAAAAGGGGAACTAAGGCTTCTTTTATCATTGATGAAATTATTGGTGCAGGACAGTCTAAAACATTTGATTTCAGGTTGTGTCCGGATGAAGTTGATGAACCTTTTGAAAGATTTGATGAGATTTTTAATAACAGAATTACTGAAACGAACGAATTTTATCAGGAGATTCAGAATGAAACCACAAATGAAGATGAAAGAAATGTACAGAGACAGGCTTTTGCTGGACTTCTCTGGAATAAGCAGTTCTATCACTATAACGTTGGAAAATGGCTGAAAGGTGACCCTAATCATCAGGCACCAAGAAATTTCAATGAATATGTAAGAAATACGGAGTGGAACCACCTTCACAATAAGGATATTATCTCTATGCCAGATAAATGGGAATATCCGTGGTATGCAACCTGGGACCTGGCATTTCACTGTGTTCCTTTTTCTATTATTGATGCTGAATTTGCAAAGGGGCAGCTTCTTCTCCTGACGAAGGAATGGTATATGCATCCGAACGGTCAGCTTCCCGCTTATGAATGGAATCTGAGCGATGTGAATCCACCGGTACATGCATGGTCTTGTTTCAGGGTATTTAAAATTGATGAAAAACAAAACGGTAAACCAGATCTTTTATTTCTTGAAAAAGTTTTTCAGAAACTTCTCCTGAATTTTACCTGGTGGGTCAATCGAAAAGATAAAAGCGGTAACAATATTTTTGGTGGAGGCTTCCTGGGGCTTGATAATATCGGGGCTTTCGACCGTAATATGGTACTGAAAGACGGACAGCATCTGGAACAGGCTGACGGAACCAGCTGGATGGCTATGTATGCACTTAATATGATGCGTATTGCTATGGAATTAGCTCAATATTACCAGGTTTACGAGGATATGGCGATTAAATTTTTTGAGCATTATCTGTATATCGCAGAGGCAATGGAGAATTTAGGGGAAGGAAAAGAAGGGTTATGGAATGAAGAGGATGGCTTTTTCTATGATGTTTTGCAGTTGGGTAACGGAGAAAGTGTTTCTTTGAAATTAAGAAGTATTGTAGGACTGATCCCGATGTTTGCCGTGGAAATCATAGATCATAAGTTACTGGATAAAATGCCCAATTTCCAGGCAAGAATGGATTGGGTTTTAAAAAATAAGCCGGAACTTACGAAACTTGTTTCCCACTGGGATGAGGAAGGACAGGGCCGAAAGCACCTGATGAGTATTTTACGTAAGAACAGACTGACTAAGGTTTTAAGGCGAATGCTTGATGAGAGTGAATTTTTAAGTTCCTACGGAATCCGTGCGATGTCTAAAATTTATGAGGAAACTCCTTTTGTTTTCTCAGTTCACGGTACAGAAAATGTAGTATACTATACTCCAGCTGAAAGTGACAGCCGGATGTTCGGGGGCAACAGCAACTGGAGAGGCCCAATCTGGTTCCCAATCAATTTCCTGATCGTGGAAAGTTTACAGCGTTTTCATTTTTATTATGGCAATAGCCTGAAAGTGGAATTCCCAACCGGAAGCGGCGAGAAGAAAAATCTGGATGAAGTGGCACAAAATATCAGCCGCAGACTCTGTTCAATATTTTTAAAAGATGAGAACGGGCAGAGACCCTTCAACGGAGGAAATGCCAAGTTTAATTATGATGAACATTTTAAGAATTATATTACTTTCTTTGAATATTTCCATGGAGACAATGGCCGCGGCGTTGGTGCTTCTCATCAGACAGGATGGACAGCAACGGTTGCCAAGCTTATGAAACCGAGATTAACAGTCTAG
- a CDS encoding homocysteine S-methyltransferase family protein, with the protein MKNNIQNAQSSLNAQLEKRILVLDGAMGTMLQRYKFEEEDYRGERFKDWEHPVKGNNDLLSLTQPQAIEEVHKKYLEAGADIIETNTFSGTTIAMADYHMEELVYELNYESAKIARKACDEFTAQNPDKPRFVAGSIGPTNRTASLSPDVNDPGYRAITFEELRLAYKQQCEALLDGGSDILLVETIFDTLNAKAALFAIDEIQEERNIKIPIMVSGTITDASGRTLSGQTAEAFLISVSHLNLLSVGFNCALGADQLTPYLETLAHNSEFFVSAYPNAGLPNAFGKYDETPEDMARQIKEYVEKGLINIIGGCCGTTPDHIRAIADLVAEYSPRKLKKFV; encoded by the coding sequence ATGAAAAATAATATACAAAACGCTCAGTCATCGCTCAATGCTCAGCTTGAAAAAAGAATTCTCGTTCTGGATGGAGCCATGGGAACCATGCTTCAGCGTTATAAATTTGAAGAGGAAGATTACAGAGGAGAGCGTTTCAAAGACTGGGAGCATCCGGTGAAAGGAAATAATGACCTGCTTTCTCTCACACAGCCTCAGGCAATTGAGGAAGTCCATAAGAAATACCTGGAAGCAGGAGCAGACATTATAGAAACCAATACATTCTCCGGAACTACCATTGCGATGGCAGATTACCACATGGAGGAACTGGTATACGAGCTAAACTATGAGTCAGCGAAAATTGCCAGAAAAGCATGTGATGAATTTACAGCTCAGAATCCTGATAAGCCCAGATTTGTTGCAGGTTCCATAGGACCTACTAACAGAACAGCAAGCTTAAGTCCGGATGTAAACGATCCGGGATACAGAGCAATTACTTTTGAAGAATTAAGATTAGCTTACAAACAGCAATGCGAAGCTTTGCTTGATGGTGGTTCGGATATTCTTCTGGTAGAAACTATCTTTGATACCCTGAATGCAAAAGCAGCTCTTTTCGCGATTGATGAAATACAGGAGGAAAGAAATATAAAAATTCCGATCATGGTTTCCGGTACCATTACAGATGCGTCAGGAAGAACCCTGAGCGGGCAGACTGCAGAAGCATTCCTCATTTCAGTGTCACATTTAAACTTACTTAGTGTAGGTTTCAACTGTGCATTAGGTGCTGATCAGCTTACCCCTTATCTGGAAACTTTAGCACACAATTCTGAATTCTTTGTATCAGCTTATCCCAATGCCGGTTTACCCAATGCTTTCGGAAAATATGATGAAACGCCGGAAGATATGGCGAGACAAATCAAAGAATATGTGGAGAAAGGATTGATCAATATTATCGGCGGATGCTGTGGAACCACACCTGATCACATCAGAGCTATTGCAGATCTGGTAGCAGAATATTCTCCAAGAAAATTGAAAAAATTTGTCTGA
- a CDS encoding alpha/beta fold hydrolase, which yields MKTELNYINLSYHTHSQKEYYIPLSYQLFGKDLFTAPIILINHALTGNSNVSGEKGWWKQLIGENQIIDTTQYTVLCFNIPGNGYDHFLIDEYEDFTPSDIAEIFLKGLEALHIKKLYAIIGGSLGGGIAWEMLAKQPQLAEIFIPIACDLKTHDWLHAQCLVQKFLLNGNDEPLQKARIHAMLCYRTPQSLNDRFQNKYHHQNHRLESEDWLLYHGNALNERFSLKSYKLMNHLLMNINTEENQLEKITARMHLIAVDTDLFFPASEIRMCFEQLRERKEEVFYHEIQSIHGHDAFLMEYKQLNNIIKNIL from the coding sequence TTGAAAACAGAACTAAACTATATTAATCTTTCGTATCATACTCATTCCCAAAAGGAATACTATATCCCGTTGAGCTACCAGCTCTTCGGGAAAGACCTGTTTACAGCACCCATTATACTGATCAATCACGCCCTGACCGGAAATTCAAATGTTTCCGGAGAGAAAGGATGGTGGAAACAGCTGATTGGTGAAAATCAGATCATTGATACGACTCAATATACCGTTCTGTGTTTCAATATTCCCGGAAACGGATATGATCATTTTTTAATTGATGAATACGAAGATTTCACCCCTTCAGATATTGCAGAAATATTCCTGAAAGGTCTCGAAGCTTTACATATCAAAAAATTATATGCCATTATTGGAGGATCTCTAGGAGGCGGGATCGCTTGGGAGATGCTGGCCAAACAGCCACAGCTTGCAGAGATATTTATTCCTATTGCCTGCGATCTTAAGACCCACGATTGGCTTCATGCACAGTGTCTGGTTCAGAAATTTCTGCTGAACGGAAATGATGAACCCCTGCAAAAAGCCAGGATTCATGCTATGTTGTGTTATAGAACTCCTCAATCCTTAAACGATAGATTTCAAAACAAATATCATCATCAGAACCATCGGTTAGAATCAGAAGACTGGCTTCTTTACCATGGAAATGCATTGAACGAAAGATTTAGTTTAAAATCTTATAAGCTCATGAATCATTTGCTGATGAATATCAATACTGAAGAAAATCAGCTGGAAAAGATCACTGCACGAATGCACCTGATCGCTGTAGATACAGATCTATTCTTTCCCGCCTCAGAAATCCGAATGTGCTTTGAACAGCTGAGAGAGAGAAAAGAAGAGGTTTTCTATCACGAGATACAGTCAATTCACGGGCATGATGCCTTCTTAATGGAATACAAACAATTAAATAATATCATAAAAAATATTTTGTAG